The following proteins are encoded in a genomic region of Dokdonia donghaensis DSW-1:
- a CDS encoding HTTM domain-containing protein — MSTRITTYLNTQREAAPLAVFRVFFGVLMFASIVRFWSYGWIKKFYIDPSFHFTFYGFEWVKPLGDYTYLLFAICALSSLFVMVGFKYRWSIIIFFVSFTYIELMDKTMYLNHYYFISMLSFLMIFLPAGAYFSIDAITLSRKRNTTPPQFIPAWTIDSIKLLLGIVYVYAGLAKLNSDWLFKAMPLKIWLPSKFDIPLIGNLMGEEWVQYAFSWFGAGYDLFIPFFLLYKKTRPYAFVMVIIFHVLTRVLFPIGMFPYVMIVSALIFFDAAFHKKIIYAFAKALKYPTALLKTSKQYVPSSAISKKYAVAVVVIFFVIQILLPWRYLAYPGELFWTEEGYRFSWRVMLMEKSGYAQFKIVDGVTGRRFYVDNADFLTPLQEKQMSFQPDFILEYAHYLRDHFESQGHQEVQVYVESYVALNGRLSTTYIDPEVNLAEIEDSFKHKTWVIPFTDEIKGL, encoded by the coding sequence ATGAGTACACGCATAACAACATATTTAAATACACAAAGAGAGGCCGCACCACTAGCGGTCTTTCGTGTGTTTTTTGGTGTGTTAATGTTTGCGAGCATTGTGCGCTTTTGGAGTTATGGCTGGATAAAGAAATTTTATATAGACCCTAGCTTTCATTTTACTTTCTATGGGTTTGAGTGGGTAAAACCACTAGGTGATTATACCTACTTGCTATTTGCCATTTGTGCATTAAGCAGTCTCTTTGTGATGGTAGGGTTTAAGTACCGCTGGTCAATTATTATTTTCTTTGTAAGCTTTACCTACATAGAGCTTATGGATAAGACAATGTATCTTAACCACTACTACTTCATCAGTATGTTAAGCTTCTTGATGATATTTCTTCCAGCTGGAGCTTACTTTTCTATAGATGCTATTACGCTTTCGCGAAAGCGTAACACAACCCCACCACAATTCATCCCAGCGTGGACTATTGATAGTATAAAACTGCTTTTGGGTATTGTTTATGTGTATGCCGGTCTGGCAAAACTTAATAGTGACTGGCTCTTTAAAGCGATGCCGCTTAAAATATGGTTACCGTCTAAATTTGATATACCTCTTATAGGCAACCTTATGGGTGAGGAGTGGGTTCAGTATGCCTTTAGCTGGTTTGGTGCGGGTTATGACTTATTTATTCCCTTCTTTTTACTGTATAAAAAGACGCGTCCTTATGCCTTTGTAATGGTAATAATCTTTCACGTGCTTACACGCGTGTTGTTTCCTATCGGGATGTTTCCTTATGTGATGATTGTGAGCGCACTCATCTTTTTTGACGCAGCGTTTCATAAAAAGATTATTTACGCTTTCGCGAAAGCGTTAAAATACCCCACAGCGCTACTCAAAACGAGTAAGCAATACGTTCCTAGTTCTGCTATTTCAAAAAAATATGCGGTTGCTGTTGTTGTCATATTCTTTGTGATACAGATTTTATTACCGTGGCGATACCTAGCTTATCCTGGTGAGTTATTCTGGACCGAAGAGGGTTATCGTTTCTCCTGGCGAGTGATGCTTATGGAAAAATCTGGGTACGCTCAGTTTAAAATAGTAGACGGAGTGACAGGCAGGCGCTTTTATGTAGATAACGCAGATTTTTTGACACCGTTGCAAGAAAAGCAAATGAGCTTCCAGCCAGACTTTATTCTCGAGTATGCTCACTATCTTCGCGATCATTTTGAGAGTCAAGGTCATCAAGAGGTGCAAGTCTATGTTGAGTCGTATGTCGCTCTTAATGGGAGATTAAGTACAACATACATAGATCCAGAGGTAAATCTGGCAGAAATAGAAGATTCTTTTAAACACAAAACGTGGGTTATCCCATTTACAGATGAGATTAAAGGTTTATAA
- a CDS encoding TonB-dependent receptor, with product MRLKVYNTLIFILIVTTAIAQNSLSGTISSQDGKALEDVEIYLREANQVASTDASGKYRFENIKNGTYNLIVFGLAYELVEQQIRITGETVKDYTLTPLGESLSEVVLTSRREKIFALRSLKKVEGTAIYAGKKSEVVLVDQLTANLAANAPRQIYSQVVGLNIYENGDAGLQLNIGGRGLDPNRSANFNIRQNNYDISADVLGYPESYYTPPAEALKEIQVVRGAASLQYGTQFGGLINFKFREPVKDKKIELISRQTAGSYGLLTSFNSLSGTVGKLSYYTYFNYKEGDGWRPNSQFNSRNYFAHVAYELSERTTLTGELTLFNYLAKQAGGLTDAQFIEDPNFSNRDRNWFDVDWKVYSLRLDHAFSDKTDFSLNVFGLDAQRSAVGFRTNRVSQPDDVEEPRELLVDNFTNWGAEARLLTRYRIGDKDAVFLIGSKYYDASNSQQQGPGTTAADADFNFATDQFPNYERQAQFDFPNKNLAIFGENIFNLTDKFTVTPGFRYEYIKTESAGSFNNIVLDLAGNPLVNEEVPDNRDFERDFLLLGLGSTYQLSPAVELYGNFSQNYRSVTFNDIRVVNPSFVVDEDIKDEEGFTIDVGARGRIDNKFAYDVSAFGVRYDERLGEVLFEDTDGSIKRRRGNIGDAFIYGLEVFTDWNLRNTFFEDKTEFKFNLFTNLALTSSEYLSSEEIGVAGNQVEFIPDVNLKTGVNFGYKNFTASAQYTYLTEQFTDATNAPQDVNDNQRGIEGSIPSYGVLDVSAAYTWKQFKLEAGLNNALDESYFTRRATGYPGPGIIPAEPLTFYTTLQIKL from the coding sequence ATGAGATTAAAGGTTTATAATACACTTATTTTTATACTTATAGTAACTACTGCCATTGCCCAAAACAGCCTGAGCGGTACAATCTCTTCTCAAGATGGGAAGGCGCTAGAAGATGTTGAGATTTACTTAAGAGAAGCAAATCAAGTGGCAAGCACAGATGCGTCTGGAAAATATCGTTTTGAAAATATAAAAAATGGCACGTATAATCTCATTGTTTTTGGACTGGCTTATGAACTTGTAGAGCAACAAATACGTATAACAGGAGAAACTGTAAAAGACTATACACTTACACCCCTAGGTGAATCCCTAAGCGAGGTAGTACTCACAAGCCGAAGAGAAAAGATTTTTGCCTTACGATCACTTAAAAAAGTAGAGGGTACTGCTATCTATGCGGGTAAAAAAAGCGAAGTAGTACTGGTAGATCAACTTACGGCAAACCTTGCTGCAAATGCCCCGAGACAAATATATAGCCAGGTAGTAGGCCTTAATATCTACGAGAACGGCGATGCAGGGTTGCAGCTTAATATAGGTGGCCGCGGTCTAGACCCAAATCGCTCTGCAAACTTTAATATACGACAGAATAATTATGACATAAGTGCAGATGTGCTGGGGTATCCAGAGAGTTACTATACACCACCGGCAGAGGCGCTTAAAGAGATACAAGTAGTGCGTGGTGCTGCATCTTTACAGTACGGAACACAGTTTGGCGGATTGATAAATTTTAAATTCAGAGAACCCGTAAAAGACAAGAAGATTGAATTAATATCAAGGCAAACCGCAGGCTCGTATGGATTGCTTACCTCTTTTAATAGCCTAAGTGGTACGGTAGGTAAATTGAGCTACTACACATATTTTAACTACAAAGAAGGTGATGGCTGGAGGCCCAACTCTCAGTTTAACAGTCGTAATTATTTTGCACACGTGGCATATGAGTTAAGCGAGCGCACTACACTTACGGGAGAACTCACTCTTTTTAATTACCTAGCAAAACAGGCTGGAGGTCTTACAGATGCTCAATTTATAGAAGACCCTAACTTTAGCAACCGTGATCGTAACTGGTTTGATGTGGACTGGAAGGTGTACTCATTGCGTCTTGATCACGCTTTTAGTGATAAGACAGATTTTAGTTTAAATGTTTTTGGACTAGATGCACAACGTAGCGCCGTAGGTTTTAGAACAAATAGAGTATCGCAGCCAGATGATGTAGAAGAGCCTAGAGAACTTCTTGTAGATAATTTTACAAACTGGGGAGCAGAGGCGAGATTACTCACTAGATACCGCATAGGTGATAAAGATGCAGTCTTCTTGATAGGAAGTAAGTACTATGATGCTAGTAATAGCCAGCAACAAGGACCTGGCACTACGGCTGCAGATGCAGATTTTAACTTTGCAACAGACCAGTTTCCTAATTATGAACGTCAGGCACAGTTTGATTTTCCTAATAAGAACTTAGCGATTTTTGGAGAAAATATTTTTAATCTTACAGATAAATTTACCGTTACCCCTGGCTTTAGATATGAGTACATTAAAACAGAAAGTGCTGGTTCTTTTAATAATATTGTCTTAGACCTTGCAGGCAACCCGCTAGTAAATGAAGAAGTGCCAGATAATCGTGATTTTGAACGTGACTTTTTATTATTGGGACTTGGTTCTACATACCAGTTGTCTCCGGCTGTTGAGTTGTATGGTAACTTTAGTCAAAACTATCGTTCTGTTACTTTTAATGATATACGAGTGGTAAACCCATCTTTTGTGGTAGATGAAGATATTAAAGATGAAGAAGGTTTTACTATAGATGTAGGAGCAAGAGGTCGTATAGATAATAAGTTTGCTTATGATGTAAGTGCCTTTGGGGTGCGTTATGATGAGCGTCTAGGTGAGGTGCTTTTTGAAGATACAGATGGTAGTATAAAGAGACGTCGTGGTAATATAGGTGATGCTTTTATTTATGGGCTTGAAGTTTTTACAGACTGGAATTTGAGAAACACTTTCTTTGAAGATAAGACAGAATTTAAATTTAACTTATTCACAAACCTCGCACTTACTAGTTCAGAGTATCTTAGTTCTGAAGAGATAGGGGTAGCCGGTAACCAGGTAGAGTTTATACCAGATGTAAATTTAAAAACCGGTGTAAACTTTGGTTATAAAAACTTTACGGCAAGTGCTCAATATACCTACCTTACAGAGCAATTTACAGATGCGACAAATGCGCCACAAGATGTAAATGATAACCAGCGAGGTATAGAGGGTAGTATCCCTTCATATGGAGTGCTAGACGTTTCTGCAGCCTATACTTGGAAGCAGTTTAAGCTTGAGGCAGGTCTTAATAATGCGCTTGACGAGTCATATTTTACTAGAAGAGCAACTGGATATCCTGGTCCGGGAATTATTCCTGCAGAGCCTCTCACATTTTATACTACACTACAGATTAAATTATAA
- the guaB gene encoding IMP dehydrogenase — protein sequence MTAHENKILGEGLTYDDVLLVPAFSEVLPREVSIQSKFTRNITLNVPIVSAAMDTVTESRMAIAIAQEGGIGVLHKNMTIDEQAIKVRKVKRAESGMIIDPVTLPLKSLVSDAKAAMREHSIGGIPIVDDNGKLIGIVTNRDLRFEKDNDRPVSEVMTSENLVTAAEGTSLQQAEEILQNHKIEKLPVVTGDNTLVGLITFRDITKLTLKPNANKDKFGRLRVAAAIGVTGDAVERAGALVKAGVDAIVIDTAHGHTKGVVEVLKSVKASYPELDCVVGNIATGAAAKYLVEAGADAVKVGIGPGSICTTRVVAGVGFPQFSAVLECAAAIKGTGVPVIADGGIRYTGDIPKAVAAGADCVMLGSLLAGTKESPGETIIYEGRKFKSYRGMGSVEAMKQGSKDRYFQDVEDDIKKLVPEGIVGRVPYKGELNESIHQFVGGLRAGMGYCGASSIEALKENGQFVKITASGINESHPHDVTITKEAPNYSR from the coding sequence ATGACTGCACACGAAAATAAAATTCTAGGAGAAGGGCTCACCTATGACGACGTACTTCTAGTTCCTGCTTTTTCTGAAGTATTACCTAGAGAAGTAAGCATACAATCAAAATTTACTCGCAACATCACGCTTAATGTACCTATTGTCTCTGCGGCGATGGATACGGTTACAGAGAGTCGTATGGCAATTGCTATTGCTCAAGAAGGCGGTATAGGAGTATTGCATAAAAATATGACTATAGATGAGCAGGCTATCAAGGTGCGTAAAGTAAAACGTGCAGAAAGCGGGATGATTATAGACCCTGTGACATTACCTCTTAAATCTTTAGTAAGTGATGCAAAAGCTGCAATGCGCGAGCATAGTATAGGAGGTATTCCTATTGTAGATGATAATGGTAAATTGATAGGTATTGTTACAAACCGTGATTTACGTTTTGAAAAAGACAATGACCGTCCAGTAAGTGAGGTGATGACATCAGAAAATCTTGTTACTGCAGCAGAGGGAACCTCTCTACAACAAGCAGAAGAGATACTTCAAAATCATAAAATAGAAAAACTACCTGTTGTAACAGGAGATAATACACTTGTGGGTCTCATCACTTTTAGAGATATCACAAAACTTACTTTAAAGCCTAACGCAAATAAAGATAAATTTGGCCGCCTACGTGTAGCTGCTGCTATAGGTGTTACTGGTGATGCTGTAGAGCGTGCTGGAGCACTTGTAAAAGCTGGAGTAGATGCTATTGTTATAGATACAGCTCACGGTCATACTAAAGGTGTGGTAGAGGTCTTAAAATCTGTAAAAGCATCATACCCAGAACTAGATTGTGTGGTTGGTAATATTGCTACTGGAGCAGCGGCAAAATACCTTGTAGAAGCTGGTGCAGATGCCGTTAAAGTAGGTATAGGCCCAGGATCAATCTGTACAACCCGTGTTGTTGCGGGAGTTGGTTTTCCTCAGTTTAGCGCCGTGCTAGAGTGTGCAGCGGCTATAAAAGGAACAGGAGTACCCGTAATTGCAGATGGAGGTATACGTTATACAGGTGATATTCCTAAAGCAGTTGCCGCAGGAGCAGACTGTGTGATGCTAGGTTCTTTACTAGCAGGTACAAAAGAGTCACCAGGAGAGACTATTATTTATGAAGGACGTAAGTTCAAATCATATAGAGGTATGGGATCTGTAGAGGCTATGAAGCAAGGCTCAAAAGATCGTTACTTTCAAGATGTAGAAGATGACATTAAGAAACTAGTACCAGAAGGTATTGTAGGTCGTGTACCTTACAAAGGTGAGCTTAACGAGAGTATCCACCAGTTTGTAGGAGGTCTTAGAGCTGGTATGGGTTACTGCGGAGCTAGCAGTATCGAGGCTCTTAAAGAGAACGGACAATTTGTGAAAATCACTGCTAGTGGTATAAACGAGAGTCACCCACACGATGTGACTATCACAAAGGAAGCCCCTAACTATAGTAGATAG
- a CDS encoding T9SS type A sorting domain-containing protein — MKKLTTLLFSILLLLNGLQSFAQGSSAISQNLPTLTGYQNNYGKQVLRNSPGSTVLIAASPAHEVWLFDVEEKIEDIGRHNVVTFNTTTGTPTLEELQEYDAVFTFTDSEPSDPIAFGNVLAQYIESGGAVVDATFGASIPIMGDWSSYELYMQCGQASDAYLGLGTIHHPESTIMTDVSFIDGGMASFHNAEGYIANGATVIAEWTDGSPLIITKDNVGQMHTRRAYINLFPPSSDSRTDFWESSSDVGQLMSNTLEWAINAEALSTSTALLDTSISIYPNPAQSSITVSNPTDITILNVEIINIVGSVVKSFDFTNAITSLNILDLQTGIYFLKLTGDRASQSLRFIKN; from the coding sequence ATGAAGAAACTTACAACATTATTATTTTCGATCCTTTTACTCCTAAATGGTCTACAAAGCTTTGCACAGGGGAGCAGCGCTATCTCGCAGAATTTGCCTACGCTTACTGGTTATCAAAATAACTATGGTAAACAGGTTTTACGCAACTCACCTGGATCTACTGTGCTTATTGCAGCATCACCAGCACACGAAGTATGGCTTTTTGATGTAGAGGAAAAAATAGAGGATATAGGGAGACATAATGTTGTCACATTTAACACAACTACAGGCACACCCACCCTTGAGGAATTACAGGAGTATGATGCGGTCTTTACTTTTACAGATAGTGAGCCTAGTGACCCTATAGCTTTTGGTAATGTGCTCGCTCAATATATAGAGAGCGGAGGCGCAGTAGTAGATGCAACATTTGGAGCAAGTATACCTATTATGGGCGACTGGTCTTCATATGAATTATATATGCAATGTGGCCAAGCCAGTGATGCCTATCTAGGTCTTGGTACCATACATCATCCAGAGAGCACTATTATGACAGATGTAAGTTTTATAGACGGTGGTATGGCATCTTTTCATAACGCAGAAGGATATATAGCAAACGGTGCTACAGTGATTGCTGAGTGGACAGATGGATCACCACTCATTATAACAAAAGACAATGTAGGACAAATGCACACAAGACGTGCTTACATAAATCTCTTTCCTCCATCTTCAGACTCTAGAACGGATTTTTGGGAAAGCAGCTCAGATGTGGGACAACTTATGTCTAACACTTTAGAGTGGGCAATAAATGCCGAGGCGCTTTCTACTAGCACTGCACTACTAGATACCAGTATCAGTATTTACCCGAATCCAGCTCAGAGCTCAATAACCGTATCAAACCCTACGGATATAACTATCCTCAATGTTGAAATTATTAATATAGTGGGTAGTGTAGTAAAATCCTTTGATTTTACTAATGCAATTACTAGTCTTAATATTTTAGATTTACAGACAGGCATATATTTCCTTAAACTTACTGGAGATAGAGCAAGCCAGTCACTACGATTCATTAAAAATTAA
- a CDS encoding CTP synthase: protein MASTKYIFVTGGVSSSLGKGIIAASLAKLLQARGYRVTIQKLDPYINIDPGTLNPYEHGECYVTDDGAETDLDLGHYERFLNAPTSQANNVTTGRIYQSVIDKERRGEFLGKTVQVIPHITNEIKERIQILGKSGDYDIVITEIGGTVGDIESLPYIESIRQLKWELGKKNSLVIHLTLIPYLAAAGELKTKPTQHSVKTLMESGIMADILVCRTEHELGYDLKAKLARFCNVEQEAVIESRDASTIYDVPNLMLEEGLDAISLKKLDLPDATQPELTRWNEFLAKHKNPKSEVTIGLIGKYVELQDSYKSILEAFIHAGAENEVKVNIESIHSEHITPEVIKNKIASLDGVLVAPGFGERGIEGKIKAVQYAREHKIPFLGICLGMQMAVIEYGRNVCEFTKANSTEMDPNTPHPVIDIMEEQKSITDMGGTMRLGAWACKLAPDSIVKDVYGDEIIMERHRHRYEFNDAYRERLEKAGMKITGTNPDTGLVEIVEIEDHPWFVGVQYHPEYKSTVSNPHPLFVAFVRAAVSYAQDSTRASMA, encoded by the coding sequence ATGGCATCTACAAAATACATCTTCGTAACGGGCGGAGTATCCTCTTCACTAGGTAAAGGTATTATCGCAGCATCACTAGCAAAACTTTTGCAGGCGCGAGGATACAGAGTCACTATTCAAAAACTAGATCCTTATATTAATATAGATCCTGGTACACTTAATCCTTATGAGCACGGAGAATGCTATGTGACAGATGATGGTGCAGAGACAGATCTTGATCTGGGACATTACGAGCGTTTTCTTAATGCACCTACCTCACAGGCTAACAATGTTACAACGGGGCGTATCTATCAAAGTGTGATAGATAAAGAGCGTAGAGGTGAGTTTTTAGGTAAAACAGTGCAAGTAATACCTCATATTACAAATGAGATTAAGGAGCGCATTCAAATTTTAGGGAAGAGCGGAGATTATGATATCGTAATTACCGAGATAGGAGGGACTGTAGGTGATATAGAGTCACTACCATATATAGAGAGTATACGCCAGCTCAAATGGGAGCTAGGTAAAAAGAACTCACTAGTTATACACCTTACACTTATACCATACCTTGCAGCAGCAGGAGAGCTTAAAACTAAGCCTACCCAGCACAGTGTAAAAACACTTATGGAGAGCGGTATTATGGCAGATATACTCGTATGCCGTACAGAACACGAGCTAGGGTATGATCTTAAGGCAAAGCTTGCACGTTTTTGTAACGTAGAGCAAGAAGCTGTTATAGAGTCTAGAGATGCTAGTACTATATATGACGTACCAAACTTGATGCTTGAAGAAGGTCTTGATGCAATCTCTCTTAAAAAATTAGACCTGCCAGACGCTACACAACCAGAACTTACCAGATGGAATGAGTTTCTAGCAAAGCATAAAAACCCAAAATCTGAAGTAACGATAGGCCTTATAGGTAAATATGTAGAGCTTCAAGATTCTTATAAATCAATACTTGAAGCATTTATACACGCAGGTGCAGAAAATGAGGTTAAGGTAAATATAGAGAGCATACATAGTGAGCATATCACTCCAGAGGTGATTAAAAATAAAATTGCAAGCCTAGACGGTGTGCTAGTAGCACCAGGTTTTGGAGAGCGCGGTATAGAAGGTAAAATTAAGGCAGTACAATATGCAAGAGAGCATAAGATTCCGTTTTTAGGAATATGTCTTGGTATGCAAATGGCAGTTATTGAGTACGGAAGAAATGTTTGCGAGTTTACAAAAGCAAATTCAACAGAGATGGACCCAAACACTCCACACCCCGTCATAGATATAATGGAAGAGCAAAAGAGTATCACAGATATGGGAGGTACAATGCGTCTAGGGGCTTGGGCTTGTAAGCTTGCGCCAGATAGTATTGTAAAAGACGTATATGGCGATGAAATCATTATGGAAAGACACCGCCATAGATATGAGTTTAATGACGCATATCGCGAGCGATTAGAAAAAGCCGGTATGAAAATTACAGGTACTAACCCAGATACAGGTCTTGTGGAGATTGTAGAAATAGAAGATCACCCTTGGTTTGTAGGTGTGCAATATCACCCAGAGTATAAGAGCACGGTGAGCAACCCGCACCCGCTATTTGTAGCGTTTGTGAGAGCAGCCGTTAGTTATGCTCAAGACAGTACGCGTGCCAGTATGGCATAA